The Lolium rigidum isolate FL_2022 chromosome 1, APGP_CSIRO_Lrig_0.1, whole genome shotgun sequence region gatagcggcgcctcctccacgagGCGGCTGCCGCCTCTCTGCCGGGCGCGGCGCACGGCCTccggcggcgccgctcctccgcgcgacgcttggcctcctgccgccgctgctcctcgcggcgctcctcgtcggcgcggcgcccggcctcctcccgccgcgccgcttcgtCCTCGTCCCGTCGCGCCGACGGGCCCGGGCGTAGAGCACCCgagctccgcttcctcctccgccggccgcgccgcttcctccggctcggAGGTACGGATGGCATCTCGAAGGTCCGGCcggttggcctcctcctccgccgccgagatgagcttggcggcgcggatgtccgggtcctcctccgaggactcgggcttcggctcgagcggcggcggcggcggttgcggcaatgccgcgccgccgcgggcggcctctccgatgtggaggccgcctcggtttcctgccgatggccgcggcgccggcggaggccggcggccgctgctcgcctcgtcgtcgtgggCTCGGGAGCGAaaccgcgcttcggggccatggcggcggtttcgctgcgggagtggagtggggaccgggTGGAGTTccggatcccctccagtccccatttaataccctcccgggtcaccgccaggtgggcccaaaggagacgaggcgacgcggacgcgagcggacggcgcgtgccatccgcggccacgcaaacctagccaatatttgggccgggtttgcgtcgttccggacgccgtggccgtccgcttttgcggtgcgtcgccgcgttgggccgggatttTGTCCGGATCAACCCATCTGGACGCGcgtgcgggatgggtcgcccggttggagatgccctaatacctCATCGAAGCATCAGGAAAGCGATTGTCGAGTCATGTCTCAACCAATGTGACATCAGGATGCAATGTGTGCCGACCTGAATTTCTTTTCTGAATCTCTGTCGAATGCGAtctaagattgcaacatgttacATCACATCACGAATTTACAGTGCTACAGAGCATTAGGTGATCAACCTAGAAGAATTAGGCTACccgaaaacaaacaaaaaactacAGTAGAAGAATTAGGCTGCATGCATGGTTTCTCAAACGGGGCCATCTGGCGGGTGTTGTGCCTTCTCTTGGTTCTCCGGCGACTGGCACAACTCACCAGCTGCCGCCCTGGTCTGCTGCTGCACCACCAGCGTGGACACCCGGCACCCAAAGTCCGTTGACGTGAGCAAGTCCCCGAGGATGCCGAGCTCCAGATGCTCGCTCCAGTCCGATATGCCGGCCGTGAGCGGCGACTCGAGGCTCTCCGCTCGCCGGCCGACAACCAGCAGGTTGAACGACAGGCTCGTGTTGCGGATCACATCCACCATCTCGTCGGAGCCGCCGACCGTGTGCTCGCTGTACAAGACCCGGTGCTCGTCCACGCATCGCCGGACGAAATCCTGCGTCGCCTCCTCGTCAAGTTGGTCCTCCTCGGGGTTGAGCCGCTGCTGCCACTCCACCGGCAGCAAGAACCGGAACACGGTCAGGCCGATCGGCGCGTCCTCCGCCATGTGCGCCGCCAGCGCCATCGCCTCCCGGTCGTCCGGCCCGCCGAGAAAGTACACGGCGACGCGGTGTGGGAACCCGCCATCGACTGCGGCAGCGGACGCGGCGCTGACGACGCCGGAGAGGCTGCCCCGGTCGACAAGGATAGCCACCGAGCAGGGCGAGTAGTTGAGTATGTTGGAGTTGGCGGCCTGGATGGCGCCGGCGTTGGGCGAGGTGGGCTCGATGGAGCCGTCGATGGCTAGGCGCTTGTGGAACGGCACGATGATGAGCATGGCCCGCTTCTCGAGCGCGACGGCGCACACGTCGTTGTGCATGGTGGCGTAGGGCGCGACGCACACgtagggcagcagcgacgaggagccctgcGGCCGCTGGCCCACGAAGAACTGGAAGGCGTTGACGATGCGCTCCGACTCGGTGGCCGTCGACCCCGTCGGGACGCAGTTCGGGTCGCCGTGCTTGAAGTGACGGAGCACGGAACTGGTGAGCCCGGCGAGCGGGACAAGGTGGAGGAGGTACAGCGCGAGCGGCGTCGCTGGCGTCGGGCTGGCCGCGTCGAGCAGCGCCACCATCGGCCCCACGTCCACCTGCGAGTGGACGCACGCCAGCATCCGGAGCTCCTCGCCGAGCTTCTTGTGCTGCACCGTGCGCCGCCGGTacgccacgtacttctcctccggGTGGTACATGTACTTGACCGCCGACGCCGTGGCGGCGCCGATCACAAGCACATTGATCATGAACGCCGCGTATGCCTGGTCGTCAAGTATTTTGGAGTCCATGAACGATGAGGCGTACACCGACTCAGTGATGCCCTTGAAGTTCATCATGAGGCCGACGACGACGGCTTCCCGGACCGGTATGTGGCAGTACAAGCACGGTAGGATGCACGCGACGAACTTGGCGACGATGCCCACCACGAGGAACACCTCGAGCAGGGCGCAGGTGTAGAAGTCCGCGATCGTGTAGACGTTCATCCTCATCCCTCCCTGCGCGAAGAGCAGCGGCGTCAGCACGCCGACGACGAGCCGATCCAGCCGCTCCTCCAGCGTCACGCCGAGCGGGGCGCCACCGGGGAGCATGAGCCCCAGCATGAATGGCCCGTACGTGGCGTGGAGTccgaggagctcgccggcgaaGCTGCACGTGAGGGAGATGAGAAGCACGGCGACGAGGCGGGACTCGGGGAGCAGCGCGCCCTCCGGCACGTCACGGATCAGCCGCAGGATCGTCGGCCGCGCCACCAGCGCCATGAGCGCAATGAAGATGGAAAAGGAGAGGGACGACATAAAGCCTATCCGCTGGAGCTTCTCCTCGGGGCTGGACGCTAGGAGGTAGGACGTgactccggcgatggagaagGTGTTGGCGAAGTCGCCGATGAGGGCGGCGGACATGGCGAGGCGGCCGAGCTTGGAGGAGAGGAGGTTGAGGTCGTGGAGCGTACAGCAGACGACGATGAAGGCGGAGAGCGACCACCAGGAGGTGAGGTTGGTGAGGAGGAACGAGTCGATCCATGCCTTGGGGAGGCAGTCGTTGAGCGCGAGGCCGGCGATGTACATAGCAAGGTGCGGCGCGGCGGTGCCGAAGATTGCGATGGCGACGGCCTTCTTGCCGGACTTGACGATCATGCTGAGGTCCGTCTTGACGCCGACGGTGAAGATGTGGAGCGTGAAGGCGTAGCCGCCGACCGTGTTGATCTGCACCCATCCCTCCGGCGTGGCGAAGATCTGGCCGACGCTCGGGAAGAAACGACCCAGGAACGATGGGCCCAACAGCGCGCCGGCCTATACATAGCATGGATCCATCTGTGCAATTAGTAATTAACCAATCAATCAATCTATCAATCGAACGCTAGCTCAATCGCGCACAGCAATGGCATGAACACGAGCTAAGTCGGCGTGGATGTACGTACGAGGATCTGGGAGATGGCGAGAGGGACGCCAGCACGGCCGAGGAGGGTGCCGTGGATGGCGCgggagaggatgaagacgacgcatatgtggtagaggaggagggggaagtagaactTGAGGGGGTCGTCGCCGGCGAAGACGCCGGAGGATGTGGCGCCGGTGTCGGCCTCGAAGCAGAAGAGGCTCTTGTTGAGCTGGACCCCCTCCGCCAGCGACATCGGTGGTGACCGGTGCTCGCGGAGCAGAGGTCGAAGGAGACGAGAGAGGAGAGCAATGGGGAATTTTCCATGGCATGCGATGCGTGCGTGCAAGATGGCGCCAAGAGCAAAGCGCGGGATGGTGTGGCGTGGACATGGTTTGGCTGGAAACGTGGAGCACCAGTCGCTAAGTTTAGCAACGCATTCCACATTTGAAGGAAGTAAAAATAGGATTTGTGAATTGACTCTCAGTCATCTGAGCAAAGTGCTACtagcagaaaagtgcaactggcaATGAATTGCATTTTTTAAAAGACGCGGCTAATTTTCGCTTAATTCCCGTTCAATCTGTTTCATCTGTAATGCGGTGTAACTAGGGCAAAATTATGCAATTGTACATGCATGTGCAATTACTAATCCATGTGTAATTCTCGtatgcacgaatcacgatgcaaatctaacgatcgtcaagttttttttttcgaatagAACCTTGGCATTAAGAAAAACACGGAATAGTACAAAGCACCCCCAACAAAAATaataattacaataaaaatcttgAGATGccattcatcttcaacctccagaccgtgtcaACGGTGCGCCGCTGCTGTTGCTCC contains the following coding sequences:
- the LOC124655367 gene encoding cation/H(+) antiporter 15-like, whose amino-acid sequence is MSLAEGVQLNKSLFCFEADTGATSSGVFAGDDPLKFYFPLLLYHICVVFILSRAIHGTLLGRAGVPLAISQILAGALLGPSFLGRFFPSVGQIFATPEGWVQINTVGGYAFTLHIFTVGVKTDLSMIVKSGKKAVAIAIFGTAAPHLAMYIAGLALNDCLPKAWIDSFLLTNLTSWWSLSAFIVVCCTLHDLNLLSSKLGRLAMSAALIGDFANTFSIAGVTSYLLASSPEEKLQRIGFMSSLSFSIFIALMALVARPTILRLIRDVPEGALLPESRLVAVLLISLTCSFAGELLGLHATYGPFMLGLMLPGGAPLGVTLEERLDRLVVGVLTPLLFAQGGMRMNVYTIADFYTCALLEVFLVVGIVAKFVACILPCLYCHIPVREAVVVGLMMNFKGITESVYASSFMDSKILDDQAYAAFMINVLVIGAATASAVKYMYHPEEKYVAYRRRTVQHKKLGEELRMLACVHSQVDVGPMVALLDAASPTPATPLALYLLHLVPLAGLTSSVLRHFKHGDPNCVPTGSTATESERIVNAFQFFVGQRPQGSSSLLPYVCVAPYATMHNDVCAVALEKRAMLIIVPFHKRLAIDGSIEPTSPNAGAIQAANSNILNYSPCSVAILVDRGSLSGVVSAASAAAVDGGFPHRVAVYFLGGPDDREAMALAAHMAEDAPIGLTVFRFLLPVEWQQRLNPEEDQLDEEATQDFVRRCVDEHRVLYSEHTVGGSDEMVDVIRNTSLSFNLLVVGRRAESLESPLTAGISDWSEHLELGILGDLLTSTDFGCRVSTLVVQQQTRAAAGELCQSPENQEKAQHPPDGPV